The Canis lupus dingo isolate Sandy chromosome 11, ASM325472v2, whole genome shotgun sequence genome includes a region encoding these proteins:
- the CDKN2B gene encoding cyclin-dependent kinase 4 inhibitor B isoform X6, which produces MRCEDPDLSSSFSRLVMMMGSTRVAQLLLLHGANPNCADPVTLTRPVHDAAREGFLDTLVVLHRAGARLDVRDAWGRLPVDLAEERGHGAVAAYLRAAAGGTESGSHARTEGAEGHAARTSRIEL; this is translated from the exons ATGCGTTGTGAAGACCCTGACCTTTCGAGCAGCTTTTCAAGACTG GTCATGATGATGGGCAGCACCCGCGTggcccagctgctgctgctccacGGCGCCAACCCCAACTGTGCCGACCCCGTCACCCTCACCCGCCCTGTGCACGACGCGGCCCGGGAGGGCTTCCTGGACACGCTGGTGGTGCTGCACCGAGCCGGGGCGCGGCTGGACGTGCGCGATGCCTGGGGCCGCCTGCCCGTGGACCTGGCTGAGGAGCGGGGCCACGGCGCTGTCGCTGCGTACCTGCGCGCAGCCGCGGGGGGCACCGAAAGTGGTAGCCACGCCCGTACGGAAGGTGCGGAAGGTCACGCAG CCCGGACTTCAAGAATTGAGCTCTAA
- the CDKN2B gene encoding cyclin-dependent kinase 4 inhibitor B isoform X7 codes for MMMGSTRVAQLLLLHGANPNCADPVTLTRPVHDAAREGFLDTLVVLHRAGARLDVRDAWGRLPVDLAEERGHGAVAAYLRAAAGGTESGSHARTEGAEGHAARTSRIEL; via the exons ATGATGATGGGCAGCACCCGCGTggcccagctgctgctgctccacGGCGCCAACCCCAACTGTGCCGACCCCGTCACCCTCACCCGCCCTGTGCACGACGCGGCCCGGGAGGGCTTCCTGGACACGCTGGTGGTGCTGCACCGAGCCGGGGCGCGGCTGGACGTGCGCGATGCCTGGGGCCGCCTGCCCGTGGACCTGGCTGAGGAGCGGGGCCACGGCGCTGTCGCTGCGTACCTGCGCGCAGCCGCGGGGGGCACCGAAAGTGGTAGCCACGCCCGTACGGAAGGTGCGGAAGGTCACGCAG CCCGGACTTCAAGAATTGAGCTCTAA
- the CDKN2B gene encoding cyclin-dependent kinase 4 inhibitor B isoform X3 — protein sequence MEPFADWLASAAARGRADEVRALLAAGAPPDAPNRLGRSPIQVMMMGSTRVAQLLLLHGANPNCADPVTLTRPVHDAAREGFLDTLVVLHRAGARLDVRDAWGRLPVDLAEERGHGAVAAYLRAAAGGTESGSHARTEGAEGHAARTSRIEL from the exons ATGGAGCCCTTCGCCGACTGGCTGGCCTCGGCGGCAGCCCGGGGCCGCGCGGACGAGGTGCGGGCGCTGCTCGCGGCGGGGGCGCCTCCCGACGCGCCGAACCGCCTGGGTCGGAGCCCGATTCAG GTCATGATGATGGGCAGCACCCGCGTggcccagctgctgctgctccacGGCGCCAACCCCAACTGTGCCGACCCCGTCACCCTCACCCGCCCTGTGCACGACGCGGCCCGGGAGGGCTTCCTGGACACGCTGGTGGTGCTGCACCGAGCCGGGGCGCGGCTGGACGTGCGCGATGCCTGGGGCCGCCTGCCCGTGGACCTGGCTGAGGAGCGGGGCCACGGCGCTGTCGCTGCGTACCTGCGCGCAGCCGCGGGGGGCACCGAAAGTGGTAGCCACGCCCGTACGGAAGGTGCGGAAGGTCACGCAG CCCGGACTTCAAGAATTGAGCTCTAA
- the CDKN2B gene encoding cyclin-dependent kinase 4 inhibitor B isoform X4, with protein MEPFADWLASAAARGRADEVRALLAAGAPPDAPNRLGRSPIQVMMMGSTRVAQLLLLHGANPNCADPVTLTRPVHDAAREGFLDTLVVLHRAGARLDVRDAWGRLPVDLAEERGHGAVAAYLRAAAGGTESGSHARTEGAEGHADSPDFKN; from the exons ATGGAGCCCTTCGCCGACTGGCTGGCCTCGGCGGCAGCCCGGGGCCGCGCGGACGAGGTGCGGGCGCTGCTCGCGGCGGGGGCGCCTCCCGACGCGCCGAACCGCCTGGGTCGGAGCCCGATTCAG GTCATGATGATGGGCAGCACCCGCGTggcccagctgctgctgctccacGGCGCCAACCCCAACTGTGCCGACCCCGTCACCCTCACCCGCCCTGTGCACGACGCGGCCCGGGAGGGCTTCCTGGACACGCTGGTGGTGCTGCACCGAGCCGGGGCGCGGCTGGACGTGCGCGATGCCTGGGGCCGCCTGCCCGTGGACCTGGCTGAGGAGCGGGGCCACGGCGCTGTCGCTGCGTACCTGCGCGCAGCCGCGGGGGGCACCGAAAGTGGTAGCCACGCCCGTACGGAAGGTGCGGAAGGTCACGCAG ACAGCCCGGACTTCAAGAATTGA